In the Solibacillus sp. FSL K6-1523 genome, one interval contains:
- a CDS encoding helix-turn-helix transcriptional regulator, translating into MKNRLKELRARDGLNQTDLAKKAKISRQTISLIERNEYMPSLLIATKIAHVFKEPIEQIFMFEKEELE; encoded by the coding sequence ATGAAAAATAGATTAAAGGAGCTGCGAGCTAGAGATGGCCTGAACCAAACCGATTTAGCTAAAAAGGCAAAAATCTCTCGCCAGACAATTAGTCTAATCGAGAGAAATGAATATATGCCATCTTTGTTAATTGCTACAAAAATTGCCCATGTATTTAAAGAACCTATTGAACAAATTTTTATGTTTGAGAAGGAGGAACTTGAATGA
- a CDS encoding DUF3169 family protein — MILLTIALLITFYSAQQLWGSYTAITTTELLLFICNISSSLLVAFAAGYNLKLTRALNHPSINDEDAFFHSLERRHYRISNAVITALIIAFLATVIGFIFLRDEHPQIVFVSIIIGAISFLFAISDSKMTSIIFPNYSPPKPNSKEPVLDTLDMFDDGQKYVLLKSLYKLYFLIISLLVLLIFALMYYSIFSGNNQTVSIIGIGFILFLCLLIFSSSLKPQKSHKN; from the coding sequence ATGATTTTGTTAACAATTGCATTATTGATTACTTTTTACAGCGCACAACAATTATGGGGATCGTATACCGCTATTACTACAACAGAGTTACTTTTATTCATTTGCAATATAAGCAGTAGCCTATTAGTAGCCTTCGCAGCCGGTTATAATTTAAAACTAACACGTGCATTGAACCATCCATCGATTAATGATGAAGACGCTTTTTTTCACTCGCTTGAACGAAGGCATTATCGTATTTCGAACGCAGTTATAACAGCATTGATTATAGCTTTTTTAGCAACTGTCATAGGCTTTATCTTTTTACGAGATGAACATCCTCAAATTGTATTCGTGTCCATTATTATTGGCGCTATTTCATTTCTCTTTGCAATATCAGATTCTAAAATGACATCTATTATTTTTCCAAATTATTCGCCACCTAAACCGAATTCAAAGGAGCCTGTTCTAGATACATTAGATATGTTTGATGATGGACAAAAATATGTATTATTAAAATCATTGTATAAATTATATTTTCTAATTATATCGTTACTCGTCTTATTAATTTTCGCACTTATGTACTACTCTATCTTCTCCGGCAATAACCAAACTGTAAGTATTATTGGAATCGGGTTCATTTTATTCCTTTGTCTGTTAATCTTCTCAAGTAGTTTAAAACCGCAGAAGTCGCATAAAAATTAG
- a CDS encoding ABC transporter ATP-binding protein, whose product MIKVRNLKKEFIQGQERTEVLKGFDLNVEEGEFVAVMGPSGSGKSTLLQLLGGLDVPTEGDIVINQSNLSNMTEKERTIFRRKYIGFIFQNYQLLPTLSIEENIAFPLHADGSLTKKKNQIIMELLDSVGLKGLGRKRANLLSGGQQQRVAIARALVNNPSVLLADEPTGNLDRGKAEEILGLLLRFNRENNQTIIMVTHDIFAAGCADRIILFKDGVIDQVISRKDNDYAKYVANFMA is encoded by the coding sequence ATGATAAAGGTTAGAAATTTGAAAAAGGAATTTATACAGGGACAAGAAAGAACTGAAGTCTTGAAGGGATTTGATTTGAACGTTGAAGAAGGCGAATTTGTGGCTGTAATGGGTCCAAGTGGTTCTGGAAAGAGCACATTACTCCAACTTTTAGGGGGGCTTGATGTCCCTACTGAAGGAGATATAGTAATAAATCAAAGTAATTTAAGTAATATGACGGAAAAAGAAAGGACGATATTTCGTAGAAAGTATATCGGTTTTATTTTTCAGAACTACCAGCTACTCCCTACATTAAGTATAGAAGAAAATATAGCTTTTCCTCTTCATGCAGATGGCAGTTTAACTAAAAAGAAGAACCAAATTATTATGGAACTGCTTGATTCTGTCGGATTGAAAGGACTTGGTCGGAAACGTGCTAATTTGCTGAGTGGCGGTCAACAACAACGAGTTGCTATAGCCAGGGCATTAGTTAATAACCCTTCTGTTTTATTAGCCGATGAACCAACAGGAAATTTAGATAGAGGTAAAGCCGAAGAAATACTCGGATTATTGTTAAGATTCAATCGAGAAAATAATCAAACAATCATCATGGTAACGCATGATATTTTTGCAGCTGGATGTGCTGATCGAATTATTCTATTTAAGGATGGTGTTATTGATCAAGTGATTTCTAGAAAGGATAATGATTATGCTAAATATGTGGCGAATTTCATGGCGTAA